The following are from one region of the Amycolatopsis sp. QT-25 genome:
- a CDS encoding serine hydrolase, which yields MRVRKILIAAVSVLVAATTLSTAGAQAIPDTGRQGDRAAGRFDKPREGFAPASTVLRDGAPSEVGLDPAPIKAAEQFIESWTRPDATGHPHFSGAVGLLAHDGVVVERQAVGGAVRYADAKGTELPPEQQVPMRADTLFDLASISKLFTSIAVMQLAETGKLDISAPVVRYLPEFGVNGKEAVTVQQLLTHVSGFAATPLPSLWEGYPDIPSRRKAVLDSPLKNAPGSTYLYSDINLLTLGFLVEKLAGVPLDKVVQDRIAGPLGLADTGYNPPASKLARVAATEYAAKPPRGLVRGVVHDENAWSLGGVAGHAGVFSTASDLAVLAQTILNGGAYRGERILRPETVRAMLTNYNHKFPDDSHGLGFELDQPWYMGALSAPSTAGHTGFTGTSLVLDPLSRSFAILLTNRVHPTRSWGSINLAREAWASSLAKAMAVRPAHGREAWFSGAGDVSTATLTTPPLQTRGGPLRVSFDTFVDTEGPSDSLILEISTDDGATWKSITLRANGPGAPAGDQTGLRGHGHRAWWRVAAEVSQSSQITLRWRYTTDARYTGRGISLDSVKVTERGRTLLDSEHNPPTFVATGWKLSTR from the coding sequence TTGCGTGTTAGGAAGATCCTGATCGCGGCTGTTTCCGTCTTGGTCGCGGCGACCACGCTGTCGACGGCGGGAGCACAGGCGATTCCGGATACCGGACGACAGGGAGACCGCGCGGCGGGCCGGTTCGACAAGCCGCGCGAAGGCTTCGCGCCCGCCTCCACCGTCCTGCGCGACGGCGCTCCCTCCGAGGTAGGCCTCGATCCGGCGCCGATCAAGGCGGCCGAGCAGTTCATCGAGAGCTGGACGAGGCCGGACGCCACCGGGCATCCGCACTTCTCCGGAGCGGTCGGCCTGCTCGCGCACGACGGCGTGGTCGTCGAGCGCCAGGCCGTGGGCGGCGCTGTCCGCTACGCCGACGCGAAGGGCACGGAACTGCCACCGGAGCAGCAGGTGCCGATGCGCGCGGACACCCTCTTCGACCTGGCCTCGATCTCGAAGCTGTTCACCTCCATCGCGGTGATGCAGCTGGCCGAGACGGGCAAGCTGGACATCTCGGCGCCGGTGGTGCGCTATCTGCCCGAGTTCGGGGTGAACGGCAAGGAGGCCGTCACCGTCCAGCAGCTGCTCACGCATGTCTCGGGCTTCGCCGCGACACCGCTCCCGTCGCTGTGGGAGGGCTACCCGGACATCCCGTCGCGCCGGAAGGCCGTCCTCGACAGCCCGCTGAAGAACGCGCCCGGCAGTACGTACCTGTACTCCGACATCAACCTGCTGACACTCGGCTTCCTGGTCGAGAAGCTGGCCGGGGTACCGCTGGACAAGGTGGTCCAGGACCGCATCGCCGGCCCGCTGGGGCTGGCCGACACCGGTTACAACCCGCCGGCGTCGAAACTCGCCAGGGTCGCGGCGACCGAGTACGCCGCGAAGCCGCCCCGTGGGCTGGTACGCGGAGTGGTCCACGACGAGAACGCTTGGTCATTGGGTGGTGTCGCCGGGCACGCGGGCGTCTTCTCCACCGCCTCGGACCTGGCCGTGCTGGCGCAGACGATCCTCAACGGCGGCGCGTACCGCGGCGAGCGGATCCTGCGTCCGGAGACCGTGCGGGCGATGCTGACGAACTACAACCACAAGTTCCCCGACGACTCGCACGGGCTCGGCTTCGAACTCGACCAGCCCTGGTACATGGGCGCGCTGTCGGCGCCCTCGACGGCGGGCCACACCGGGTTCACCGGGACCTCGCTGGTGCTCGACCCGCTGTCGAGGTCGTTCGCGATCCTGCTCACCAACCGCGTGCACCCGACCCGGAGCTGGGGCTCGATCAACCTCGCCAGGGAGGCGTGGGCGAGCTCGCTGGCCAAAGCGATGGCGGTCCGCCCGGCGCACGGCCGTGAAGCGTGGTTCAGCGGCGCCGGGGACGTCTCCACGGCAACGCTCACGACTCCGCCGTTACAGACGCGCGGCGGGCCGTTGAGGGTCTCCTTCGACACCTTCGTGGACACCGAAGGCCCCTCTGATTCCTTGATCCTGGAAATAAGTACCGACGACGGAGCAACCTGGAAATCGATTACTCTGCGTGCAAACGGACCAGGCGCTCCCGCCGGGGATCAGACCGGTCTGCGTGGGCACGGCCATCGCGCTTGGTGGCGAGTCGCCGCCGAGGTGTCACAAAGCTCACAAATCACCCTCCGCTGGCGTTACACGACCGATGCCCGTTACACCGGACGCGGAATTTCTTTGGACAGTGTGAAAGTCACTGAACGAGGCCGCACACTGCTGGACAGTGAGCATAATCCCCCTACCTTCGTCGCTACCGGCTGGAAATTGAGCACTCGGTAA
- a CDS encoding MurR/RpiR family transcriptional regulator yields the protein MGDTESVIAAVPSEAVPAQPTRDADASPLVRIRSLLPGLARAEQRVAKVVLDDPATVARRSITEVALAANTSETTVTRFCKAVGVGGYPQLRIALAADTARTEARSSRNLGGEIGPEDDLAAVIGKVSFADARAVEETADQLDIPSLQRVIDVLAGAGRVDVYGVGASAFVAADLQQKLHRIGRVSFAWSDTHIMLTSAAVLSPGDVAIGISHTGATTDTVEALRVAREHGASTVAVTNFPRSPITEVSDHVLTTAARETTFRSGATASRIAQLTVIDCLFIGVAQRHMDASVNALDATRDAVGSHRLGVRPDGRRRPRETGK from the coding sequence GTGGGCGATACCGAATCCGTGATCGCGGCCGTACCGTCCGAGGCCGTGCCGGCGCAGCCGACACGGGACGCTGACGCGAGCCCGCTGGTCCGGATCCGCTCCCTGCTGCCCGGGCTCGCCCGGGCTGAACAACGTGTCGCGAAGGTCGTCCTCGACGACCCCGCGACGGTCGCGCGGCGCAGCATCACCGAAGTCGCGCTCGCGGCCAACACGAGCGAAACCACCGTCACGCGGTTCTGCAAGGCCGTCGGTGTCGGCGGATATCCGCAGCTCAGGATCGCCTTGGCGGCCGACACCGCCCGCACGGAGGCCCGGTCGAGCCGGAACCTCGGCGGCGAGATCGGTCCGGAGGACGACCTGGCCGCGGTGATCGGCAAGGTGAGCTTCGCGGACGCTCGTGCCGTGGAAGAGACCGCCGACCAGCTCGACATCCCGTCGCTACAGAGGGTGATCGACGTGCTGGCGGGCGCGGGGCGGGTGGACGTCTACGGCGTGGGCGCGAGCGCGTTCGTGGCCGCGGACCTGCAGCAGAAGCTGCACCGCATCGGCCGGGTGAGCTTCGCCTGGTCGGACACGCACATCATGCTCACCTCGGCCGCCGTGCTGAGCCCCGGAGACGTCGCGATCGGCATCTCCCACACGGGCGCGACCACGGACACCGTCGAGGCGCTGCGCGTGGCTCGCGAGCACGGCGCGAGCACCGTCGCCGTGACGAACTTCCCGCGTTCGCCGATCACCGAGGTCTCCGACCACGTACTGACCACGGCCGCGCGGGAGACGACGTTCCGCTCGGGTGCGACCGCCAGTCGCATCGCACAGCTGACCGTCATCGACTGCCTGTTCATCGGGGTCGCGCAACGGCACATGGACGCGTCGGTCAACGCGCTCGACGCGACCAGGGACGCGGTTGGCTCGCACCGGCTGGGCGTCCGGCCCGACGGCAGGCGGCGGCCGCGGGAAACCGGCAAATGA
- a CDS encoding N-acetylmuramic acid 6-phosphate etherase, whose product MMTVPRQVVHVDSPTEQRNPRTTDIDLMSTMGILGAINAEDRRVPEAVAAVLPQVARAVDFAVEALRSGHRVHYFGAGTSGRLATLDAAELVPTFNVPSDWFIAHHAGGARALRQAVEDAEDNAKAGAAEVTESVVPGDFVLGLTASGRTPFVLGALAAASRRGARTALVSGNPAAVPPPGVDVLIAVDTGPEAIAGSTRMKAGTAQKIILTAFSTATMIKLGRTYSNLMVSMRATNAKLRGRTIRILREATGMSMADCSDALTEADGDLKVALVHLLSGEDVANAAKALAANDGHVRKALDSLRVRAS is encoded by the coding sequence ATGATGACCGTCCCACGCCAGGTGGTGCACGTCGATTCGCCAACCGAACAGCGCAATCCACGGACGACCGACATCGACCTGATGTCGACCATGGGCATCCTCGGCGCGATCAACGCCGAAGACCGCCGGGTCCCCGAAGCCGTCGCCGCGGTGCTGCCGCAGGTGGCACGGGCGGTCGACTTCGCCGTGGAAGCGCTGCGGTCGGGCCACCGCGTGCACTACTTCGGGGCCGGCACCTCCGGCAGGCTGGCGACGTTGGACGCGGCGGAGCTCGTGCCGACGTTCAACGTGCCCTCCGACTGGTTCATCGCGCATCACGCGGGCGGCGCACGCGCGCTGCGCCAAGCCGTCGAAGACGCCGAGGACAACGCGAAGGCCGGAGCCGCCGAGGTGACCGAGTCCGTCGTGCCCGGCGACTTCGTGCTCGGGTTGACGGCGTCCGGCCGGACTCCCTTCGTCCTCGGCGCGCTGGCCGCGGCCAGCCGTCGCGGCGCGCGGACCGCTCTGGTCTCGGGCAATCCGGCCGCGGTGCCGCCGCCGGGTGTCGATGTCCTGATCGCGGTGGACACCGGCCCCGAGGCGATCGCCGGGTCGACGCGGATGAAGGCGGGCACGGCGCAGAAGATCATCCTCACGGCGTTCTCCACCGCGACGATGATCAAGCTCGGCCGCACGTACTCGAACCTGATGGTCAGCATGCGGGCGACCAACGCGAAGCTGCGCGGACGGACCATCCGGATCCTGCGCGAGGCCACCGGAATGAGCATGGCGGACTGCTCCGACGCGCTCACCGAGGCCGACGGCGACCTCAAGGTCGCGCTGGTCCATCTGCTGTCCGGCGAGGACGTCGCGAACGCGGCGAAGGCGCTGGCTGCCAACGATGGCCACGTACGCAAGGCTCTCGACTCCCTGCGGGTGCGCGCGAGCTGA
- a CDS encoding MFS transporter — MTIRRSSNDRLALGALLVLAVGTFTVGTDGFVLNGLLPTIAADLRVSEAVAGQLTTVFAVTYALSSPLIAAFTGQLDRRWVLGAGMVLFTIGMAGQALGDSFAVVAVARVLAALGAAAFQSNAYVLAGALASDERRGRALATVSAGMSVSMVLGVPIGVLAGNWFGWRAVMWGIGAVAVVVTLLVPMLPGVRMPTVTLRARLAVVARPPIARVLGVSVLGTAAGFAAFVYLPVLVAPVAAGALISWLLVGFGIGQIAGNAFAGRATDSLGSARVRSVSLAGTVATLALLDVAVLSLPGALVFALASGMFGGMLMVPQQHRLFSLAPDAPTVALGLNGSAIYAGGALGAALGGVVLSSAGVWWVGPVAAFVALLAFALSVPSRRRVAQPA; from the coding sequence ATGACGATTAGACGATCATCAAATGATCGGCTCGCCCTGGGGGCTCTGCTGGTACTCGCCGTCGGCACGTTCACCGTCGGCACCGACGGGTTCGTCCTGAACGGGCTGCTGCCCACCATCGCCGCCGACCTGCGGGTTTCCGAAGCCGTCGCGGGCCAGCTGACCACGGTCTTCGCGGTGACCTACGCGCTTTCGTCGCCGCTCATCGCGGCGTTCACCGGCCAACTCGACCGGCGCTGGGTGCTCGGCGCGGGGATGGTGCTGTTCACGATCGGCATGGCCGGTCAGGCGCTCGGCGACTCCTTCGCCGTGGTCGCCGTCGCACGCGTGCTGGCCGCCCTCGGCGCCGCCGCGTTCCAATCCAACGCCTACGTCCTCGCCGGGGCACTGGCCTCGGACGAGCGCCGCGGCCGCGCGCTGGCCACCGTCTCCGCCGGGATGAGCGTGTCGATGGTGCTCGGCGTGCCGATCGGCGTGCTTGCCGGGAACTGGTTCGGCTGGCGCGCGGTCATGTGGGGGATCGGCGCCGTGGCCGTGGTCGTGACACTGCTCGTGCCGATGCTGCCCGGCGTCCGGATGCCGACGGTGACCCTGCGCGCCAGACTCGCCGTCGTCGCGCGGCCGCCGATCGCGCGTGTGCTCGGCGTGAGCGTCCTCGGTACCGCTGCGGGCTTCGCGGCCTTCGTGTACTTGCCGGTGCTGGTGGCACCCGTGGCGGCGGGCGCGCTGATCTCGTGGCTGCTCGTCGGTTTCGGGATCGGGCAGATCGCGGGCAACGCCTTCGCGGGCCGGGCGACCGACTCACTCGGTTCCGCGCGCGTCCGCTCCGTCTCGCTCGCCGGTACGGTCGCGACGCTGGCGTTGCTGGACGTCGCCGTGCTGAGCCTGCCCGGCGCGCTGGTCTTCGCGCTGGCCTCGGGGATGTTCGGCGGGATGCTCATGGTGCCGCAGCAGCACCGGCTGTTCTCGCTGGCGCCCGACGCGCCGACGGTCGCCCTGGGGCTCAACGGCTCCGCGATCTACGCCGGGGGTGCCCTCGGTGCCGCGCTGGGTGGCGTCGTCCTGTCGTCGGCGGGCGTCTGGTGGGTCGGCCCCGTCGCCGCCTTCGTCGCTCTGCTCGCCTTCGCGCTTTCGGTCCCTTCGCGGCGGCGGGTGGCTCAGCCCGCCTGA
- a CDS encoding helix-turn-helix domain-containing protein — translation MSTTLSQPATEEIEIVPVLQALADPVRLELIRALRSNPSPRSCAVTEYDIEISAPTLSHHWRVLREAGLTTTFVEGRTRWVELRTEDIHARFPGLLDAVLA, via the coding sequence GTGAGCACCACGCTGTCACAGCCGGCGACCGAGGAGATCGAGATCGTGCCGGTCCTCCAGGCGCTCGCGGATCCCGTACGCCTGGAGCTGATCCGCGCCCTGCGAAGCAACCCTTCGCCGCGAAGCTGCGCCGTCACCGAGTACGACATCGAGATCAGCGCGCCGACGCTTTCCCATCACTGGAGAGTCTTACGCGAGGCCGGCCTCACGACGACGTTCGTCGAGGGCCGGACCCGCTGGGTCGAGCTACGGACCGAGGACATCCACGCGCGTTTTCCCGGGCTACTGGACGCCGTCCTCGCCTAG
- a CDS encoding PHB depolymerase family esterase yields MMRKLLIGAVVSALTLLFSAPAQAATIRPVTGFGSNPGALRMFEYVPDGLPSGRPAVVVLHGCTQDAAGYARGSGWVGLADKLRFKIVLPQQVSANNFNKCFNWFQAGDIRRGSGEAESIAQMTRFAAGSRTYVTGLSAGGAMTSVLLAAYPELFAGDGVVAGLPYGCAASMIDAYPCMNPGRELTPQQWGDKVRAAGTGPRSPVSVWHGTADHTVAPMNMRELSEQWTDVGATVDTHAVTGMGHGQPIAPGAGCGQAGPYLLDVGVCVASELAAKWRLGEDGVQ; encoded by the coding sequence ATGATGCGAAAACTCCTCATCGGTGCGGTGGTTTCGGCGTTGACCCTTCTCTTTTCGGCTCCGGCACAGGCGGCGACGATCCGCCCGGTGACCGGGTTCGGGAGCAATCCCGGTGCGTTGCGGATGTTCGAGTACGTTCCCGACGGGCTGCCGTCCGGACGTCCGGCGGTGGTCGTGCTGCACGGCTGCACCCAGGACGCGGCCGGCTACGCGCGCGGCTCCGGCTGGGTGGGGCTCGCGGACAAGCTGCGCTTCAAAATCGTTCTGCCGCAACAGGTCTCGGCGAACAACTTCAACAAGTGCTTCAACTGGTTCCAGGCGGGCGACATCCGGCGCGGGTCCGGAGAAGCGGAATCGATCGCGCAGATGACGCGGTTCGCGGCCGGAAGCCGGACGTACGTGACCGGGCTTTCGGCGGGGGGCGCGATGACTTCGGTGCTGCTGGCGGCGTATCCGGAACTGTTCGCGGGCGACGGTGTCGTCGCGGGACTGCCTTATGGCTGCGCGGCTTCGATGATCGACGCGTACCCCTGTATGAACCCTGGCAGGGAGCTGACCCCGCAACAGTGGGGTGACAAGGTGCGGGCCGCGGGCACGGGGCCGCGTTCACCGGTCAGCGTCTGGCACGGGACCGCGGACCACACGGTCGCCCCGATGAACATGCGCGAGCTTTCCGAGCAGTGGACCGACGTCGGCGCCACCGTCGACACCCACGCCGTCACCGGGATGGGACACGGCCAGCCGATCGCGCCGGGAGCCGGTTGCGGTCAGGCCGGGCCGTACCTGCTCGACGTCGGAGTGTGCGTCGCGAGCGAACTCGCGGCGAAATGGCGGCTAGGCGAGGACGGCGTCCAGTAG
- a CDS encoding nitroreductase family protein: MEFQDVVRRRRMVRKFTGEPVADESLRRILRNALKGPSAGFSQGQGFLVLTGEELAKFWEFGASWAPETVTTAPVAIVPLSVKNAYLDRYAKPDKGVADRDDSWWRVPYWDVDTGMATLLILQTAVDEGLGAVFFGLAPESVERLHSEFGVPSDHDPIGVVALGHGDEPGPSPGSSATKIARRDFEDVIRFGHW, encoded by the coding sequence ATGGAATTCCAGGACGTCGTACGCCGCCGTCGCATGGTCCGGAAATTCACCGGTGAGCCCGTCGCGGACGAGAGTCTTCGGCGCATCCTCCGCAACGCGCTGAAGGGTCCCTCGGCCGGTTTCTCGCAGGGACAAGGATTTCTCGTCCTCACCGGCGAGGAACTGGCGAAATTCTGGGAGTTCGGGGCGAGCTGGGCGCCGGAAACCGTGACGACGGCACCGGTCGCGATCGTCCCGCTCTCGGTCAAGAACGCCTACCTCGACCGTTATGCCAAGCCGGACAAGGGTGTCGCCGACCGTGACGACTCGTGGTGGCGCGTGCCGTACTGGGACGTCGACACCGGGATGGCGACGTTGCTGATCCTTCAGACGGCCGTCGACGAGGGCCTCGGCGCGGTGTTCTTCGGGCTCGCGCCGGAAAGCGTGGAGCGGCTCCACAGCGAATTCGGGGTGCCGTCGGATCACGACCCGATCGGTGTCGTCGCGCTCGGGCACGGTGACGAGCCCGGACCCTCACCCGGCTCTTCGGCGACCAAGATCGCCCGGCGCGACTTCGAGGACGTCATCCGTTTCGGTCACTGGTGA
- a CDS encoding GAF domain-containing protein has product MTAVDGADTATRLRRLLELLASGAGSEQLAHVPVDPKAIELALRIRDTVAEHRRREAELAALFDTASDLARLDDPDAVLRSIVRRARALLAVDVSYLSLNDETEGNTYVRVTDGSVSALFQDIVLGMGEGLGGLVAQTARPYATADYFTDKRFRHTSSIDTGVLDEGLTAILGVPLAIGSKVIGVLFASDRTTREFSPDEVALLSSLADHAAIALDNAHLLDETRRAVAELNAANATISAHNDAMRRAEDAHDRLMDLVLRGGDLAEVAAAVADVLGGAIAVYDAEGVVLARTGAELSLSRPAVSASRLSGRAVSTEDGWLCAVQAGQEFLGSLVLGGGPSLGEADRRLFERAGVVTAVLLMQRRSVARAEDEVRGELLSDLLTAPGRNPAALLARGRRLGVDLSTSHAVLIAHSDDVSRRRLATAAARHAELVGVHADEVVLLVRGADPGALARTAAAELASTVDCPVTVGAAGPAASPRELAVAHAEAARCVASLLALGRAGEGASMADLGFVGLLLGEHADLGAYVTATIGPVLDYDERRGTDLIGTLRAYFACGGNSTRAKDLLHVHVNTVVQRLDRIASLLGEQWQAPERALELQLALRLHRLTSDRNG; this is encoded by the coding sequence ATGACCGCTGTGGACGGTGCCGACACGGCGACGCGGTTGCGCCGGCTGCTCGAGCTGCTCGCCTCCGGGGCGGGCAGCGAGCAGCTGGCGCACGTTCCCGTCGATCCGAAGGCCATCGAGCTGGCGCTGCGGATCAGGGACACCGTCGCCGAACACCGGCGGCGCGAGGCGGAGCTGGCCGCGTTGTTCGACACGGCCAGCGACCTCGCCCGGCTGGACGATCCGGACGCCGTCCTCCGGTCGATCGTGCGGCGGGCGCGGGCGTTGCTCGCCGTCGACGTTTCGTATCTCAGCCTCAATGACGAAACCGAAGGCAACACTTACGTCCGCGTGACCGACGGCTCGGTCTCCGCGCTGTTCCAGGACATCGTGCTGGGCATGGGCGAGGGGCTCGGCGGGCTGGTCGCGCAGACCGCGCGGCCGTACGCGACGGCGGACTACTTCACCGACAAGCGGTTCCGCCACACGTCGTCGATCGACACCGGCGTGCTCGACGAGGGGCTGACCGCGATCCTCGGGGTGCCGCTGGCGATCGGCAGCAAGGTCATCGGGGTGTTGTTCGCCTCCGACCGGACCACGCGGGAGTTCTCGCCCGACGAGGTCGCGCTGCTGTCGTCGCTGGCCGACCACGCGGCGATCGCGCTGGACAACGCGCACCTGCTCGACGAGACGCGCCGCGCGGTCGCCGAGCTGAACGCCGCCAACGCGACGATCAGCGCGCACAACGACGCGATGCGCCGCGCCGAGGACGCGCACGACCGGCTGATGGATCTCGTGCTGCGCGGCGGTGATCTGGCCGAGGTCGCCGCCGCGGTCGCGGACGTGCTCGGCGGCGCCATCGCCGTCTACGACGCGGAAGGCGTTGTCCTGGCCCGCACCGGCGCGGAACTGAGCCTCTCGCGTCCGGCCGTTTCGGCGTCCCGGTTGAGCGGCCGGGCGGTGTCCACCGAGGACGGTTGGTTGTGTGCCGTCCAGGCGGGGCAGGAATTTCTCGGCAGCCTGGTCCTCGGCGGCGGGCCGTCGCTCGGCGAGGCCGACCGGCGGCTGTTCGAGCGGGCGGGCGTGGTCACCGCGGTGCTGCTGATGCAACGGCGTTCCGTCGCGCGCGCCGAGGACGAGGTACGCGGGGAGCTGCTGTCGGACCTGCTCACCGCGCCGGGACGCAATCCCGCCGCGTTGCTGGCACGAGGCAGACGCTTGGGAGTCGATCTGTCGACATCGCACGCGGTGCTGATCGCGCATTCCGACGACGTCTCCCGGCGAAGGCTGGCCACGGCGGCCGCGCGGCACGCGGAGCTGGTCGGTGTCCACGCCGACGAGGTCGTCCTGCTGGTCCGCGGCGCGGACCCCGGGGCGCTGGCCAGAACCGCGGCGGCGGAACTGGCGTCCACAGTGGACTGTCCGGTGACGGTGGGTGCGGCGGGCCCGGCGGCCTCACCGCGGGAACTGGCCGTGGCGCACGCCGAAGCCGCGCGATGTGTCGCGTCGTTGCTGGCCCTCGGGCGGGCGGGGGAGGGCGCGAGCATGGCCGATCTCGGGTTCGTCGGGTTGCTGCTGGGCGAGCACGCCGATCTGGGTGCGTACGTGACCGCCACGATCGGCCCGGTGCTCGACTACGACGAACGCCGCGGCACGGACCTGATCGGCACCCTCCGCGCGTATTTCGCCTGCGGCGGCAACTCGACGCGGGCGAAGGACCTGCTCCACGTGCACGTCAACACCGTCGTGCAACGGCTGGACCGCATCGCGTCCCTGCTGGGCGAGCAATGGCAGGCGCCCGAGCGCGCACTGGAACTGCAGCTCGCGCTCAGGCTGCACCGCCTCACCAGTGACCGAAACGGATGA
- a CDS encoding MFS transporter, whose protein sequence is MTTQNRGSIAKVVSASLIGTTIEWYDFFLYTSAAALVFGELFFPSDDPLTGTLLAFLTYAVGFLARPIGGLVFGHFGDRVGRKKLLVLSLLLMGGSTCAMGILPTYASVGVLAPILLTLLRLVQGFALGGEWGGAVLIVSEHGDDERRGFWASWPQCGAPGGNLLATAVLAILAATQSDEAFLSWGWRIPFLLSGVLVVVGLWIRLAVSESPAFLLSQQSLAARKHNATTQAPVVEVFRKSWRAVLITIGSRMAENVSYYVITAFILVYVTTGLSMPKSAGLNAVLIGSAVHFLTIPLWGILSDRIGRRPVYLFGAIGMAVWSFAFFALLDTKNSGLVIVAATAGLVLHGAMYGPQAAFFSEQFPTRVRYTGLSVGGQLSSIAAGAVAPLIAVALFKEFGSTIPVSLYVVAMCVLTVIALLAARETKGVSLHSEVHPERGHVPA, encoded by the coding sequence GTGACCACGCAGAACCGCGGCTCGATCGCGAAGGTCGTCAGCGCCAGCCTGATCGGCACGACGATCGAGTGGTACGACTTCTTCCTCTACACCTCCGCCGCGGCGCTGGTGTTCGGCGAATTGTTCTTTCCCTCCGACGATCCGCTGACCGGCACGCTGCTCGCGTTCCTGACCTACGCCGTCGGCTTCCTCGCGCGGCCGATCGGCGGCCTGGTGTTCGGGCACTTCGGCGACCGGGTCGGGCGCAAGAAGCTGCTGGTGCTGAGCCTGCTGCTGATGGGCGGTTCGACCTGCGCGATGGGCATCCTCCCGACGTACGCCTCCGTCGGTGTCCTGGCGCCGATCCTGCTGACGCTGCTGCGGCTGGTGCAGGGTTTCGCGCTGGGCGGCGAATGGGGCGGGGCGGTGCTGATCGTCTCCGAACACGGTGACGACGAACGCCGCGGGTTCTGGGCGTCTTGGCCGCAGTGCGGTGCTCCCGGCGGGAACCTGCTCGCGACGGCGGTGCTGGCGATCCTCGCCGCGACGCAGTCCGACGAAGCGTTCCTCAGCTGGGGCTGGCGGATCCCGTTCCTGCTCTCCGGTGTCCTCGTGGTGGTCGGGCTGTGGATCCGGCTCGCGGTCAGCGAATCCCCGGCCTTTTTGCTTTCACAACAGAGCCTCGCCGCGCGGAAGCACAACGCGACGACACAGGCCCCGGTCGTCGAGGTGTTCCGGAAGAGCTGGCGCGCGGTGCTGATCACCATTGGCTCGCGAATGGCGGAGAACGTTTCGTACTACGTCATCACCGCGTTCATTCTCGTCTATGTCACCACCGGGCTGAGTATGCCGAAATCGGCCGGATTGAACGCGGTCCTCATCGGTTCCGCCGTGCATTTCCTGACGATTCCCCTGTGGGGCATTCTTTCCGACCGGATCGGCCGCCGCCCGGTCTACCTGTTCGGCGCGATCGGCATGGCGGTGTGGAGTTTCGCGTTCTTCGCGCTGCTCGACACGAAGAATTCCGGCCTCGTCATCGTCGCGGCGACCGCCGGGCTCGTGCTGCACGGCGCGATGTACGGGCCGCAGGCCGCGTTCTTCTCCGAGCAGTTCCCGACGAGGGTCCGCTACACCGGCCTTTCGGTCGGTGGGCAGCTGTCGTCGATCGCGGCGGGGGCGGTGGCGCCGCTCATCGCGGTCGCGCTGTTCAAGGAGTTCGGCAGCACGATCCCGGTCTCGCTCTACGTGGTCGCGATGTGCGTGCTGACCGTGATCGCGCTGCTCGCGGCCCGCGAGACCAAGGGGGTGTCCCTGCACTCCGAAGTTCACCCGGAGCGCGGTCACGTGCCAGCATGA
- a CDS encoding 3-hydroxybutyrate dehydrogenase — translation MSGAYHSDLAGKSALVTGAASGIGLACARALAEAGAKVHLADIDDAVAKAAADVNGIAHVVDLTDAQAVETLPAEIDILVNNAGFQHIAPIHEFPPETFTRVQALMVTAPFLLIRRVLPNMYERGWGRVTNMSSVHGLRASAFKSAYVTAKHALEGLSKVTALEGAEHGVTSNCVNPGYVRTPLVVGQLQAQAEEHGLDREAVIEQILLRRSAIKRLIEPADVAACVLWLSGDHAAHVTGTSIPLDGGWTAA, via the coding sequence ATGAGTGGTGCGTATCACAGCGATCTGGCCGGTAAGTCCGCGCTGGTCACGGGCGCGGCGAGCGGAATCGGCCTGGCCTGCGCCCGGGCGCTCGCCGAGGCGGGGGCCAAGGTCCACCTCGCCGACATCGACGACGCCGTCGCGAAGGCGGCGGCCGACGTCAACGGCATCGCGCATGTCGTCGACCTCACCGACGCCCAAGCCGTCGAGACCCTGCCGGCCGAGATCGACATCCTCGTCAACAACGCCGGTTTCCAGCACATCGCGCCGATCCACGAGTTCCCGCCGGAGACGTTCACCCGCGTCCAGGCGCTCATGGTCACCGCCCCGTTCCTGCTCATCCGCCGCGTGCTGCCGAACATGTACGAACGCGGCTGGGGGCGCGTGACCAACATGTCCAGCGTCCACGGCCTCCGCGCGAGCGCGTTCAAATCCGCGTACGTCACCGCCAAACACGCGCTCGAAGGACTTTCCAAGGTCACCGCGCTCGAAGGCGCGGAACACGGCGTGACCAGCAACTGCGTCAACCCCGGCTATGTCCGGACGCCGCTGGTCGTCGGCCAGCTCCAGGCACAGGCCGAAGAACACGGGCTCGACCGCGAAGCCGTCATCGAGCAGATCCTGCTCCGCCGCTCGGCGATCAAGCGGCTCATCGAACCCGCCGACGTCGCCGCGTGCGTGCTCTGGCTGTCCGGCGACCACGCCGCCCACGTCACCGGCACCTCCATCCCCCTCGACGGCGGCTGGACCGCCGCGTGA